From a region of the SAR202 cluster bacterium genome:
- a CDS encoding type II toxin-antitoxin system RelE/ParE family toxin, producing the protein MTFNVELSRAAERDLLGLPSSMIHRVDAALSRMKEEPRPVGALKLHGKTENGWRVRVGDYRILYTIDVGTMTVRVYRIEHRQSVYKKRK; encoded by the coding sequence TTGACTTTCAACGTCGAGCTCAGCCGAGCAGCCGAGCGCGACTTGCTGGGCTTGCCGTCGTCAATGATCCACAGGGTCGACGCTGCTCTTTCGCGGATGAAAGAGGAGCCGCGTCCAGTTGGAGCCTTGAAACTCCACGGCAAGACGGAGAACGGTTGGAGGGTGCGCGTCGGGGACTATCGAATTCTTTACACGATCGATGTGGGGACAATGACGGTTCGCGTATACCGCATCGAACACAGGCAAAGTGTTTATAAGAAGCGAAAATAG
- a CDS encoding phenylalanine--tRNA ligase subunit beta, which produces MKVPISWLKQYVPVTMAPKDLAHRLTMNGIEVDSVEEIGATWDRDKLVVGHVLAVEPHPNADRLRLPTVDLGNGETVKVVCGGPNLAVGQKIVFAREGAMLLSNKTNKVEPLKASTIRGVVSAGMVCSERELGLAEESPGIMVLDPEAPIGVPVKDYLGDVVMEAAVTPNRPDCLSILGIAREVAAFSGQKVTEPNRDYPATGLAISGEVKVVIDDASLCSRYAAGLITDVKVGPSPKWLVDVLEKAGQRSINNVVDVTNYVMLEHGQPLHAFDLSKVKDKTVVVRPARSGEKFTTLDGVERTLKPPMLVIADSKDAIALAGVMGGKDSGVTEQTAAIILESASFHPINTRKTAAALGLRTDASYRFERGVRAEMVPLALARAMKLILEVAGGQAAKGVIDVYPGRREPAMHRLSMDKIRRVLGVDYSAEHVERVLTSLGFEVGVRPVGKSDVLHLKPPYWRADINIEEDIVEEVARVTGYDTVPTKMLSTPIPQHVGRPDRDLRERVKDLMVAAGLQEVVTYPTTDMETLRKVGAMNGGPEPVKIFNPMSKDQAYMRTSLRGSVLGALAGNRRVSQREGLRLFEIGRVYIPKAEAKERDLPDEREMLVGVLSGPRFSTSWRATEQNMDFYDGKGVLEAVFESLKAQATFEPATDAITHPGKTARVLLKGKPVGILGELHPSMLDQLDLGQLPVTMFEIDMSELFVAVKGSRDIFSGLSRFPEADRDMAIIVDVAVPAAKIQAIIDRHKLVKRSAPFDVYTGKGVPDGKKSIAFRIVFQSEIATLTSDLVDKTVAGLLRQLQKELGAELRG; this is translated from the coding sequence ATGAAAGTACCCATTTCCTGGTTGAAGCAGTATGTGCCGGTGACCATGGCGCCGAAGGACCTGGCGCACCGGCTGACGATGAACGGCATCGAGGTCGACTCCGTCGAGGAGATCGGCGCGACCTGGGACCGGGACAAGCTGGTTGTGGGCCACGTGCTCGCTGTGGAGCCCCACCCCAACGCCGACCGCCTCCGCCTGCCCACGGTCGATCTGGGCAACGGTGAGACCGTCAAAGTTGTCTGCGGCGGGCCGAACCTCGCCGTGGGCCAGAAGATCGTCTTCGCCAGGGAAGGGGCAATGCTCCTGAGCAACAAGACGAACAAGGTGGAGCCGCTGAAGGCTTCCACCATACGCGGCGTGGTCTCCGCCGGCATGGTCTGCTCCGAGCGGGAGCTTGGCCTTGCGGAGGAGTCTCCCGGCATTATGGTGCTCGATCCCGAAGCGCCCATCGGTGTGCCCGTGAAGGACTACCTGGGCGACGTAGTGATGGAGGCGGCTGTCACGCCGAACAGGCCGGACTGCCTCTCCATTCTGGGCATCGCCCGCGAGGTGGCGGCTTTCTCCGGCCAGAAGGTCACAGAGCCCAACCGGGACTACCCGGCCACCGGGCTGGCGATATCCGGCGAGGTCAAAGTCGTCATAGACGATGCATCCCTGTGCTCCCGGTACGCCGCAGGGCTCATCACGGACGTGAAGGTTGGCCCGTCGCCGAAGTGGCTTGTGGACGTGCTCGAGAAGGCCGGCCAGCGCTCGATTAACAACGTCGTGGACGTGACTAACTACGTAATGCTGGAGCACGGCCAGCCGCTGCACGCCTTCGACCTCTCGAAGGTGAAGGACAAGACTGTAGTTGTGCGGCCGGCTCGCTCGGGCGAGAAGTTTACAACGCTTGACGGCGTGGAGCGCACCCTGAAGCCGCCGATGCTGGTGATAGCCGACTCGAAGGACGCAATTGCGCTCGCGGGTGTGATGGGCGGCAAGGACAGCGGTGTGACCGAGCAGACGGCGGCCATCATCCTGGAGTCGGCCAGTTTCCACCCGATCAACACGCGCAAGACCGCGGCGGCGCTCGGCCTGCGCACAGACGCGTCCTATCGCTTTGAACGTGGTGTCCGCGCGGAAATGGTCCCGCTGGCGCTGGCCCGGGCTATGAAGCTGATACTGGAGGTTGCGGGCGGGCAGGCCGCGAAGGGCGTAATCGACGTCTATCCCGGCAGGCGAGAGCCTGCGATGCACCGCCTGAGCATGGACAAGATCCGTCGCGTGCTCGGTGTGGACTACTCGGCCGAACACGTAGAGCGCGTCCTGACCTCTCTCGGCTTCGAAGTCGGAGTGCGGCCGGTCGGAAAGTCGGACGTGCTCCACCTGAAGCCGCCCTACTGGCGAGCGGACATCAATATAGAAGAGGACATCGTAGAGGAGGTGGCGCGCGTCACCGGCTACGACACCGTGCCCACGAAGATGCTCTCGACGCCGATACCTCAGCACGTGGGCCGGCCGGACCGCGACCTGCGCGAGCGCGTGAAGGACCTGATGGTCGCCGCCGGCTTGCAGGAGGTGGTCACGTACCCCACAACGGACATGGAGACGCTCAGGAAGGTCGGCGCTATGAACGGCGGCCCTGAGCCGGTGAAGATATTCAACCCGATGAGCAAGGACCAGGCGTATATGCGCACCAGCCTGCGCGGCTCGGTCCTGGGCGCGCTCGCCGGAAACAGGCGCGTCTCCCAGCGCGAGGGGCTGCGCCTGTTCGAAATCGGGCGTGTCTACATCCCGAAGGCCGAGGCGAAGGAGCGCGACCTTCCGGACGAGCGCGAAATGCTGGTTGGCGTCCTGTCCGGGCCGCGCTTTTCAACAAGCTGGCGCGCTACCGAGCAGAACATGGACTTCTACGACGGCAAGGGCGTGCTGGAGGCGGTATTCGAATCGCTGAAGGCGCAGGCGACCTTCGAGCCCGCCACGGACGCCATCACTCACCCGGGCAAGACTGCGCGGGTCCTCCTGAAGGGCAAGCCGGTGGGAATCCTCGGCGAACTGCACCCGAGCATGCTCGACCAGTTGGACCTGGGCCAGCTTCCCGTGACCATGTTCGAGATCGATATGTCGGAGCTGTTCGTAGCGGTAAAGGGCTCAAGGGACATCTTCTCCGGCTTGAGCCGCTTCCCCGAGGCGGACCGCGACATGGCGATCATCGTGGACGTCGCCGTCCCCGCGGCGAAGATACAGGCGATCATCGACCGCCACAAGCTCGTCAAGCGCAGCGCGCCCTTTGACGTTTACACCGGCAAGGGCGTTCCGGATGGCAAGAAGTCCATAGCCTTCCGTATCGTCTTCCAGTCGGAGATTGCTACACTGACGTCTGACCTGGTGGACAAGACGGTGGCAGGCCTGCTGAGGCAGCTCCAGAAGGAGCTCGGAGCGGAGTTGAGGGGATAA